Part of the Methylomonas rapida genome is shown below.
ACCGGTCTCCGATTATGCCAAGCATGATAAACCAAGGCATTCTTGGATGATCCCGAGAGGATGCGACAAGGGTTAATAGTGGAAGTGGTAGAAGTCCAATGAACGAAAAGTACGCTAAGTTGTAAAACAGATTGTTGATAAAGCCATGCCTTTCGGTTAGAAGGTTGGATCCATCAATAAAACATCCGTTACAGGAGGCCGCTATGCAAGTTTTAGACAGTTTGAAAATTATACAAATTGGTTTGCTGGCGACAGGCCTTGCCTGCTCGCCAGCGGTTTTTGCGAAGAAATCAAACTTTGACAACATCGTGGTATTCGGCAGCAGTCTAAGCGATTCCGGGAATGCGTTTACTTTGATCAAAAACGCGGTCGACTTGGGTTATGGCCAATGCAACCTTGGAGAGCCGCTGAATGTTCCGCCTTACGACCAAATGGATAAGCTGCAAATAATGGATGATTTTTATGAGCTGTTGGTCCCAGACGGGGTTTACGCCCGCGGTGGTCATCACGTTACCAATGGCGCAACCTGGATAGAACAATTTGCGCGCGGGCAAGGTTTATCTGGAAATGTGCGACCGGCGCTACTGAGTTACAGCATTCAGGCTAATAATTACGCGGTGGGCGGTGCACGGGCGCGGCCAGTGACGGAAGAAACGCCGGCTGACGATGTTATTCGGTGTCGTTTCAATCTTTCCGACCAGGTCAATGCATACTTGGCCGATCACCAAATCGATGCGTCACATCCGATTTCAGAAAAAACATTATTTACCATAGAAATAGGCGGTAATGACGTGAGGGATGCGCTGGATGTGTTATTGAACACCCAAGATGAGCCAGAGTCAGCCGCAAAAGCTTTGATCGGGCAAGCGATAACTCAAATTGCGCTAGCGATTCAAAGCTTACACAGTCTAGGGGCTGAAAACTTTCTGTTGGTAAATGTCCCAAATATTGCGCGGACACCTACGGTCAGACTGTTGAATGGGTTATATACGCCTCCACCCACACCAGAAGAACTAACTATTGCCTATAATGCAAACTTGTTGTCTGTGGGCTTCAATGAAGCACTGTCAGTGCTCCAAGCGCAATTTAATGCCTTGTACGACATTAAAATCCGCACGCTAGATTTGTATGGCTTACTTGAAGAGATCATTTATGATCGAGAAAGTAATGATTCGAATCTGTTTGGCATAATCAATGTCACCGACGCTTGCATCAAGCCAAACAAACCGCCATTTACCTGTAAAAAACCCGGAACTTACCTATTCTGGGACGGCATACATCCTACCGAAACAGTGCATGGCTTCATCGCGCAACGGGCAATGAATGCGTTGGAAAATTCCGATTAGGTTTAGCGATTGGCTCTCAAGAAACAGCCAAATTAATATTTTATAATCAATGGGTTACAGGCTATTCAAAATTATTGAATGATCCCTCAAACAGCTTGAGGCACTAGGTCAAATCCCAGCGATTTCGCTTTTAGCTGTAAATATTTGAGCGTGCGGTCCTGGAATTTCGCGTCATATTCAGCTTGTGACTGCTGAAGTACTCGGTGCCCTGTGTTAACAAGGCGTACACTAATCGGGCTAATT
Proteins encoded:
- a CDS encoding SGNH/GDSL hydrolase family protein, which gives rise to MQVLDSLKIIQIGLLATGLACSPAVFAKKSNFDNIVVFGSSLSDSGNAFTLIKNAVDLGYGQCNLGEPLNVPPYDQMDKLQIMDDFYELLVPDGVYARGGHHVTNGATWIEQFARGQGLSGNVRPALLSYSIQANNYAVGGARARPVTEETPADDVIRCRFNLSDQVNAYLADHQIDASHPISEKTLFTIEIGGNDVRDALDVLLNTQDEPESAAKALIGQAITQIALAIQSLHSLGAENFLLVNVPNIARTPTVRLLNGLYTPPPTPEELTIAYNANLLSVGFNEALSVLQAQFNALYDIKIRTLDLYGLLEEIIYDRESNDSNLFGIINVTDACIKPNKPPFTCKKPGTYLFWDGIHPTETVHGFIAQRAMNALENSD